The following coding sequences are from one Candoia aspera isolate rCanAsp1 chromosome 13, rCanAsp1.hap2, whole genome shotgun sequence window:
- the FANCI gene encoding Fanconi anemia group I protein isoform X1, with protein sequence MDQKILLLAAEGNSERLQSCLQILKENELNDLITKHALRKKGIGAILRGIFKGSPCSQQKGIARRLSIYKHCIQLVESGDLQVEVASEIIRLLMLEAHKLPGPALGDLAILFIEAIKGGSLLSGKSLELFPTILTVLATSKETLEYGTGELTGDEYKKQLINTLCSSRWSPQYVIHLTSMFRDVPLSKEELQFVVEKILRMFSKLDLQEIPPLVYQLLLLSSKGSKKNILEGIINFFNQMDKKQKEEQRDSESLELEESTVPLEQLRHVEGTIILHIVLAINLDHDLGKELIKYLKAEQQGDPSKALCPFSVTILLSVARIHRLKEQVFEFLKTSIMRSFKDKQFLQASRFLQDLAPLQCDVSDMFLEVVASSVFGWDHVTQGLVELGFILMDSYGPKRPFGGKAMESNHILPKTPAQQVCKLGMNILLETFKVHEPIRTEILEQILNRVITNASVPINHFIDLLSSIILSAPLVLQNSSSNVTEAFEHLPCLPLDTVQGLLKAVQPLLKISMSLRDSLILVLRKSMFSGQLDARKSAVAGFLLLLKNFKVLGSLTSSQCSQAIGASQAQVDVHTRYNSAANEAFCLEILGSLRRCLSQQADVRLTLYEGFYDVLRRNSQLSHSILDMLLSQIKQYYEPEADLLPPLKLEGCIQAQRDQIFLQEPLAHLLCCIQHCLAWYKNILTARQRAEEDQEEEEEDRSFQQELDEMLESITRQMIKSELEDFELDKSADFSQSTGVGLKNNIYAILVMGICEVLIEYNFSTGNYSKNKFEDVLSLFKCYTKLCEILKEKAGKNKLLPTNKIARSFLSMGFVCTLLTSLFRDCSQNHEESLAVLRSSTEFMRYSVSVALQKVQQLGETGQTDGPEGQNPGKMFQYLCKITRVLLWRYTSIPTSAEEFGKKDKGKSISLLCLEGLLRIFNTVQQLYPAKISQFLQALDIADEDNEEVAEVNVTERAAFQIRQFQRSLTNLLSNTEEDFSSKEALLLINILVMLSKLLDPSSSQFMQLLSWTVKLCKETSLEDAPCCKGLLSLLFTLHALVKSPVTILRDLAQDIHAQLGDIDQDLEIEHQGHFAIVNSKTAAPTACLMVLSQADKILEEVDWLINKMKNYLGSETAENASQAVNQTQPLEKAVILQLGTVLTGYHELVQTALPTGSCVDTLLRSVSKMYAILTTLVKYYLQVCRNTTGGIPGRFEKLVRLSGSHLTPQCYAFITYVQNIQCETLNSAGGKKKKDKRGEESAAIAKVLRETKPIPNLVFAIEQYENFLIHLSKKSKVNLMQYMKLSASRDFRINISTVENALQEQDAEDEPDHDEVSLQERLPCDACGHSSASQPLP encoded by the exons TTGAATGACCTCATTACGAAACATGCTTTGAGGAAGAAGGGGATTGGTGCTATCCTGAGAGGAATCTTCAAAG GTTCCCCTTGCTCTCAACAGAAGGGTATTGCCAGAAGATTAAGTATTTACAAACACTGTATCCAGTTAGTGGAGTCAGGCGACCTGCAAGTGGAAGTTGCATCTGAGATAATAAGATTGCTCATGTTAGAG GCTCACAAGCTGCCGGGGCCTGCTTTGGGTGACTTGGCTATATTGTTTATTGAAGCAATCAAAGGAGGCAGCCTACTCAGTGGCAAATCTTTGGAGCTCTTTCCTACAATTCTTACTGTGCTGGCTACATCTAAAGAGACCCTTGAATATGGGACAG GTGAGTTGACTGGGGATGAATATAAGAAACAGCTGATTAATACCCTCTGTTCCAGCAG GTGGAGCCCTCAGTATGTGATCCATTTAACTTCCATGTTCAG GGATGTTCCACTGAGTAAAGAAGAACTACAGTTTGTGGTGGAAAAGATCTTAAGAATGTTCTCGAAGTTAGATCTCCAGGAAATCCCACCTTTAGTTTATCAGCTGTTGTTGCTTTCTTCGAAG GGTAGcaagaaaaacattttggaaggGATTATCAACTTTTTCAACCAGATggataaaaagcaaaaagaagagcAGAGGGATTCAGA GTCACTGGAACTTGAGGAATCTACAGTGCCTTTAGAACAACTCCGCCATGTGGAAGGCACCATCATTCTGCATATTGTGCTAGCGATAAATCTAGACCATGATCTAGGAAAGGAGCTAATAAAATACTTAAAG GCAGAGCAGCAAGGGGATCCTAGCAAAGCCCTGTGTCCCTTCAGTGTGACCATTCTGCTTTCAGTGGCCAGAATACACCGACTTAAAGAACAG GTATTTGAGTTTCTGAAAACGTCAATTATGAGAAGCTTCAAGGACAAGCAGTTCCTTCAGGCCTCCAGGTTTCTACAGGATTTAGCTCCTCTACAGTGTGATGTATCTGACATGTTTTTAGAAGTTGTAGCAAGTAG TGTGTTTGGTTGGGATCATGTGACTCAGGGCCTGGTAGAGCTTGGATTTATCCTGATGGACTCTTATGGGCCAAAAAGACCTTTTGGAGGTAAAGCCATGGAAAGTAACCATATTCTTCCCAAAACTCCAGCCCAGCAGGTGTGTAAATTGGGAATGAATATCCTCTTGGAAACTTTCAAG GTTCATGAACCGATCAGAACTGAAATTTTAGAGCAGATCCTGAACAGAGTCATCACAAATGCAAGTGTTCCCATCAACCATTTTATAG ATCTTTTGTCCAGCATTATTCTCTCTGCTCCTCTTGTCCTTCAGAACTCTTCCTCTAATGTTACAGAGGCTTTTGAGCATTTGCCATGCCTTCCTCTTGACACAGTACAAGGGCTGCTCAAGGCTGTACAG CCTTTGCTCAAAATAAGCATGTCCTTGAGGGACTCGCTGATCCTTGTTCTTCGCAAATCTATGTTCTCTGG GCAGCTAGATGCCCGCAAGTCGGCAGTTGCTGGATTTTTGCTCCTCTTGAAGAATTTTAAGGTTCTGGGAAGCTTGACCTCTTCCCAATGCAGCCAAGCAATTGGAGCCAGCCAG GCCCAAGTAGATGTTCACACCCGCTATAACTCAGCAGCCAATGAGGCCTTCTGCTTAGAAATCCTTGGCAGCCTGAGACGATGCCTGAGTCAGCAGGCTGATGTCAGACTGACCCTATATGAG GGCTTTTATGATGTCCTGCGCAGAAACTCCCAATTGAGTCATTCCATTCTGGACATGCTGCTCTCACAG ATAAAACAATATTATGAACCTGAAGCAGACCTGCTGCCCCCATTAAAATTAGAGGGATGCATCCAGGCTCAAAGAGATCAAATCTTCTTGCAGGAAcctttg GCTCACCTCTTGTGCTGTATTCAACATTGTTTGGCCtggtataagaatattttaactGCGCGCCAGCGAGCTGAAGaagatcaggaggaggaggaggaggatagaaGTTTCCAGCAAGAATTGGATGAGATGTTGGAATCCATCACAAGACAAATGATCAAGAGTGAACTGGAAGATTTTGAGCtg GATAAATCAGCAGACTTCTCCCAATCAACTGGAGTGGGCTTAAAGAATAACATCTATGCCATTTTAGTGATGGGCATCTGTGAGGTCTTGATTGAGTACAACTTTAGTACAGGCAACTATAG CAAGAACAAGTTTGAAGATGTTTTGAGCCTGTTCAAGTGCTACACCAAACTCTGTGAAATCCTGAAAGAGAAAGCTGGAAAGAACAAACTCTTGCCAACAAACAAAATTGCCCGAAGCTTCCTATCAATGGGCTTTGTGTGTACCTTACTTACAAGTCTCTTCAG GGACTGTTCCCAAAATCATGAAGAGAGCCTGGCTGTTCTGCGCTCCAGCACTGAGTTCATGCGCTACTCTGTCAGTGTAGCTTTGCAGAAAGTGCAGCAATTGGGTGAGACAGGGCAGACAGATGGGCCAGAGGGACAGAACCCAGGGAAGATGTTCCAGTATCTTTGCAAAATCACTCG AGTCCTCCTGTGGAGATATACCTCAATCCCAACATCAGCAGAAGAATTTGGGAAGAAGGATAAGGGCAAAAGCATCTCGCTGTTATGCTTGGAAGGCCTACTGCGGATTTTTAACACAGTGCAACAACTTTATCCAGCCAAAATCTCACAGTTCCTCCAGGCTTTGG ATATTGCAGATGAAGACAATGAAGAAGTAGCAGAGGTGAATGTCACTGAGAGAGCTGCCTTCCAGATTCGGCAGTTTCAG AGGTCACTAACAAACCTGCTTAGCAACACAGAAGAAGATTTCAGCAGCAAGGAAGCTCTTCTGTTGATCAATATCCTTGTAATGCTCTCCAAACTGTTGGATCCCTCCTCATCCCAG TTCATGCAGCTGTTGTCATGGACAGTGAAACTTTGCAAGGAAACTAGCTTGG AAGATGCTCCTTGCTGCAAAGGTTTACTGTCTCTGCTTTTCACACTGCATGCTCTTGTTAAGAGCCCAGTGACTATATTGCGTGATCTTGCCCAGGATATCCATGCTCAACTAGGAGACATAGACCAG GATCTTGAGATCGAGCATCAGGGTCACTTTGCCATTGTGAACTCAAAGACTGCAGCTCCTACAGCTTGT tTGATGGTTTTGAGTCAAGCAGACAAGATCCTTGAAGAGGTGGACTGGCTGATCAACAAGATGAAAAACTATTTGGGATCTGAGACAGCAG AAAATGCCTCTCAAGCAGTAAACCAGACTCAACCACTAGAGAAGGCTGTCATTCTACAGCTTGGGACTGTGCTGACTGGCTACCACGAGCTGGTACAAACGGCCTTGCCCACAGGGAGCTGCGTGGACACGTTGCTCAGGAGTGTCAGCAAGATGTATGCCATTCTCACAACTCTTGTAAAATAC TATCTCCAAGTGTGTCGAAACACAACTGGGGGGATTCCAGGACGATTTGAGAAACTG GTTAGACTGTCTGGTTCTCACTTGACTCCCCAGTGCTATGCCTTCATCACATACGTGCAG AACATCCAGTGCGAAACCCTGAACTctgcaggaggaaaaaagaaaaaagacaaaaggggAGAGGAATCCGCTGCTATA GCTAAAGTGTTGCGGGAGACTAAACCAATTCCAAACTTGGTTTTTGCCATAGAGCAGTATGAGAATTTTCTGATCCATCTCTCCAAAAAGTCAAAG gtcaACCTAATGCAATACATGAAACTCAGTGCCTCCCGGGACTTCCGAATCAACATATCTACTGTAGAAAATGCCCTACAGGAACAGGATGCTGAGGATGAGCCAGACCATGATGAGGTCAGTTTACAGGAAAGGTTACCATGTGATGCCTGTGGTCACTCAAGTGCCTCACAACCCCTCCCTTGA